One stretch of Methermicoccus shengliensis DSM 18856 DNA includes these proteins:
- a CDS encoding MBL fold metallo-hydrolase yields the protein MLVEHIPPLGAGSNVYLVDDVLIDAGMDAQRVLERVLEYLEGRSTALRMVVLTHAHFDHTAAVQEIVEHTGALVAMGEHDAQHLADPTYSVAGWFGGVPPHITPDVVLSEGDEVQAGDAVLEVLSTPGHTRGSICLLERESASLFSGDTVYADGGFGRCDLPGGSCHDLLRTLERLSRLDVRRLYPGHGRSVEERAFEHIKLAYQIARSVLR from the coding sequence ATGCTGGTCGAGCACATACCACCCCTTGGCGCAGGCTCCAACGTGTATCTCGTTGATGATGTGCTCATAGATGCGGGTATGGATGCCCAGCGTGTGCTGGAGCGTGTGCTGGAATATCTCGAGGGGCGCAGCACAGCGCTGAGGATGGTGGTGCTCACCCATGCTCATTTCGACCACACTGCAGCTGTTCAGGAGATTGTGGAACACACGGGTGCCCTCGTGGCCATGGGAGAGCACGATGCCCAGCACCTTGCCGACCCCACATACTCTGTGGCTGGCTGGTTTGGGGGCGTGCCCCCCCACATAACGCCAGACGTGGTGCTCTCAGAGGGAGATGAGGTACAGGCAGGAGATGCCGTTCTCGAGGTGCTCTCCACCCCGGGGCACACCCGGGGAAGCATATGCCTGCTTGAGCGGGAGAGTGCATCGCTCTTTTCTGGAGACACGGTGTATGCGGATGGCGGCTTTGGGAGGTGCGACCTTCCGGGCGGAAGCTGCCACGACCTCCTGCGCACTCTCGAGCGGCTCTCGAGGCTCGATGTGCGCAGGCTGTATCCCGGTCATGGAAGGAGTGTGGAGGAGCGGGCGTTCGAGCACATAAAGCTGGCATACCAGATTGCCCGCTCGGTGCTCAGATGA
- the carB gene encoding carbamoyl-phosphate synthase large subunit: protein MPRREDVDSVLLIGSGPIVIGQAAEFDFSGSQACRSLREEGVRVVLVNSNPATIMTDPEMADVVYIEPLTPDTVERIIAKERPDGIIAGLGGQTGLNITAALAERGVLDRYDVRMLGTPLDAIQRSEDRQLFRDTMQSIGEPVPRSRAVSSVEEALELVDTLGFPLIIRPAYTLGGAGGGIAKNRQELIDIVEGGLKRSRIHQVLVEESVLGWKEFEYEVMRDAKDTCITVCNMENIDPMGIHTGDSIVVTPSQTLTDEEHQMLRSAALKIIRALKIEGGCNIQFAVRNGEYAVIEVNPRVSRSSALASKATGYPIARVSAKIAIGLTLDEIVNDVTKKTPASFEPTIDYTVVKIPRWPFDKFTTADHTLTTSMKSTGEVMAIGRTIEEALMKAVRSLDIGRELGDFDIDADEVRKLLITPTHERLFAIYRALELGYSVEEIARLSGIDPFFIQKIENIRRMDERLRGAKKLTKELLRKAKQMGFTDERIARLVGISREEVHALRTTYGIIPTYKMVDTCAAEFEAATPYYYSSYEDECESAPSDRKKVLILGSGPIRIGQGIEFDYCTVHAVSALREEGIETHIINNNPETVSTDYDTSDKLFFEPLTLEDVMNVIEREKPYGVMVQFGGQTSVNLAVPLAEELSRLPHIPTRILGTSPDSIDMAEDRKRFNALLASLGIPQPDAGMAMSREEALAVAASIGYPVLVRPSYVLGGRAMEIVYDESDLERYIDEAVRVSPRHPILIDKFLADAVEIDVDAVCDGKDVLIGAIMEHIEEAGIHSGDSACVIPPQTLPQHVVDTVKRYVRAIALALRVVGIINIQMAYKPEEDRVYVLEANPRSSRTIPYVSKAVGVPLAKIAAKVMLGHTLEEMGLVGDIEARCISVKEVVLPFDKLPGADTILSPEMRSTGEVMGVDYDFGIAFYKAELAAGNPLPLEGSVFLSVRDEDKPEVVDVARMLSKAGLKLLATKGTARYLKERGLEVEVLEKVSEGSPNVVDMMREGKVQLVINTPTSKLSRKDGYEMRRAAVDMDFPYITTIQAAKAAARAILAVKQGRYSVEPITKYHSDEGGKSF from the coding sequence ATGCCGAGGCGAGAGGATGTGGACAGCGTGCTGCTCATAGGCTCGGGCCCCATCGTGATAGGTCAGGCTGCGGAGTTCGACTTTTCTGGAAGTCAGGCGTGCCGCTCGCTGCGTGAGGAGGGTGTGAGGGTGGTGCTGGTGAACTCCAACCCAGCCACCATAATGACTGACCCCGAGATGGCGGACGTGGTGTACATAGAGCCCTTGACTCCGGATACTGTGGAGCGCATCATAGCCAAGGAGAGACCAGATGGCATCATCGCAGGGCTCGGTGGGCAGACTGGGCTCAATATCACGGCAGCACTCGCCGAGCGGGGCGTGCTGGATAGGTACGATGTGAGGATGCTGGGCACGCCCCTCGATGCCATCCAGAGGAGCGAGGACAGGCAGCTGTTCAGGGACACCATGCAGTCCATAGGCGAGCCCGTGCCAAGGAGCAGGGCAGTGAGTTCTGTGGAGGAGGCGCTGGAGCTCGTGGACACCCTCGGATTTCCCCTAATCATCCGTCCAGCGTACACCCTCGGGGGAGCTGGGGGTGGCATCGCAAAGAACAGGCAGGAGCTGATTGACATCGTGGAGGGGGGGCTCAAGCGCTCCAGAATCCATCAGGTGCTCGTGGAGGAGAGCGTGCTCGGATGGAAGGAGTTCGAGTACGAGGTGATGCGGGATGCCAAGGACACGTGCATAACGGTGTGCAACATGGAGAACATCGACCCCATGGGCATACACACGGGAGATTCCATCGTGGTCACTCCCTCCCAGACGCTCACCGATGAGGAGCATCAGATGCTGCGAAGCGCAGCCCTCAAGATCATAAGGGCTCTGAAAATCGAGGGAGGGTGCAACATTCAGTTTGCCGTGAGGAATGGAGAGTATGCCGTCATCGAGGTGAACCCGAGAGTGTCGCGCTCGTCTGCGCTCGCATCCAAGGCCACGGGCTACCCGATAGCGAGGGTGAGCGCGAAGATTGCCATCGGGCTCACACTCGACGAGATTGTCAATGACGTGACCAAGAAGACCCCTGCCTCGTTCGAGCCCACGATAGACTACACCGTGGTCAAGATTCCAAGATGGCCCTTCGACAAGTTCACCACCGCGGACCACACGCTGACCACCTCGATGAAGAGCACGGGAGAGGTGATGGCGATAGGGCGCACGATAGAGGAGGCGCTCATGAAGGCTGTGCGCTCGCTGGACATCGGAAGGGAGCTTGGCGACTTTGACATCGATGCCGACGAGGTGAGGAAGCTGCTCATCACCCCCACGCACGAGAGGCTGTTCGCGATATACAGGGCTTTAGAGCTTGGCTACTCCGTGGAGGAGATAGCGAGGCTATCTGGCATCGACCCGTTCTTCATCCAGAAGATAGAGAACATCCGCAGGATGGATGAGCGCCTTAGGGGTGCAAAGAAGCTCACGAAGGAGCTGCTCAGAAAGGCGAAGCAGATGGGCTTCACCGATGAGCGCATCGCCCGTCTGGTTGGCATCTCCAGAGAGGAGGTGCATGCCCTTCGCACAACGTATGGCATCATTCCCACATACAAGATGGTGGACACGTGTGCCGCCGAGTTTGAGGCAGCCACCCCCTATTACTACTCTTCGTACGAGGACGAGTGCGAGAGTGCACCCTCGGACAGAAAGAAGGTGCTGATTTTGGGCTCGGGCCCCATTCGCATAGGTCAGGGAATCGAGTTCGACTACTGCACGGTGCACGCCGTGTCTGCCCTCAGGGAGGAGGGGATAGAGACCCACATCATAAACAACAACCCCGAGACGGTGTCCACGGACTACGACACCTCGGACAAGCTGTTCTTCGAGCCCCTCACCCTCGAGGACGTGATGAACGTCATCGAGAGGGAGAAGCCCTATGGCGTGATGGTGCAGTTCGGTGGGCAGACATCGGTGAACCTCGCGGTGCCCCTCGCAGAGGAGCTCTCTCGTCTCCCGCACATCCCCACCAGAATTCTCGGCACCTCCCCAGACAGCATAGACATGGCAGAGGACAGGAAGCGCTTCAATGCCCTCCTTGCCTCGCTGGGCATACCCCAGCCAGATGCTGGTATGGCGATGTCGAGGGAGGAGGCTCTTGCAGTGGCTGCCTCCATAGGCTACCCCGTGCTCGTGCGACCCTCTTACGTATTGGGTGGAAGGGCGATGGAGATCGTGTACGATGAGAGCGACCTCGAGCGTTACATCGACGAGGCAGTGAGGGTATCACCCAGACACCCCATTCTCATCGACAAGTTTCTCGCAGATGCGGTCGAGATAGATGTGGATGCGGTGTGCGATGGAAAGGACGTGCTCATCGGTGCCATCATGGAGCACATCGAGGAGGCGGGAATACACTCTGGAGACTCTGCGTGTGTGATTCCTCCCCAGACGCTGCCCCAGCATGTGGTGGACACGGTGAAGCGCTATGTGAGGGCAATAGCCCTTGCCCTCCGTGTTGTGGGCATCATTAACATCCAGATGGCATACAAGCCCGAGGAGGACAGGGTGTACGTCCTCGAGGCAAACCCGAGAAGCAGCCGCACCATTCCCTATGTGTCCAAGGCGGTGGGTGTGCCGCTCGCCAAGATAGCGGCAAAGGTGATGCTGGGACACACCCTCGAGGAGATGGGGCTCGTGGGAGATATAGAGGCAAGGTGCATCTCGGTAAAGGAGGTGGTGCTGCCCTTTGACAAGCTCCCAGGGGCAGACACCATCCTGAGCCCCGAGATGCGGAGCACGGGGGAGGTGATGGGTGTGGACTACGACTTCGGCATCGCCTTCTACAAGGCAGAGCTTGCGGCTGGCAACCCCCTGCCCCTCGAGGGCAGCGTGTTCCTCTCGGTGAGGGACGAGGACAAGCCAGAGGTGGTGGATGTGGCGAGGATGCTCAGCAAGGCAGGGCTGAAGCTGCTCGCCACCAAGGGCACGGCGCGCTATCTTAAGGAGAGGGGGCTCGAGGTCGAGGTGCTGGAGAAGGTGTCCGAGGGCAGTCCCAATGTGGTGGACATGATGCGGGAGGGCAAGGTACAGCTCGTGATTAACACGCCCACGAGCAAGCTTTCGAGAAAGGATGGCTATGAGATGAGAAGGGCTGCGGTGGATATGGACTTCCCATACATCACCACCATACAGGCCGCCAAGGCCGCTGCCAGAGCAATCCTCGCTGTAAAGCAAGGAAGATACTCGGTAGAGCCCATCACCAAGTACCATTCAGATGAGGGAGGCAAAAGCTTTTAG
- the carA gene encoding glutamine-hydrolyzing carbamoyl-phosphate synthase small subunit yields the protein MEAVLGIEDGTVVHASSAGAEGVVCGELVFTTQYTGYEEALTDPSYRGQVLMFTYPLIGNYGVSRRRFQSEHVQVEAMVVHELCTTPSHYQSRMSLGELFEQEGKIALYGVDTRALTIKLRSRGTLRCCILAGSSDGERAVELARAHPDISDIDLVPKVTCSEPYRIEGKGPKFAVLDLGIKQSMLDNLVKRGCCVDVFPYGTRADEIMAHKPDALLVSNGPGDPARAVHAIEVVRELAGTLPIYGICFGHQIISLALGARTYKLKFGHRGANQPVKDVRTGSVYITSQNHGFAVDAHSAEDTELAITHINLNDDTVEGVESRYLQIRGVQFHPEACPGPYDTEGAFFDEVVKEVAR from the coding sequence ATGGAGGCTGTGCTGGGAATAGAGGATGGGACGGTGGTGCACGCCTCATCTGCTGGGGCGGAAGGGGTGGTGTGCGGTGAGCTGGTGTTCACCACACAGTACACAGGATACGAGGAGGCGCTAACTGACCCCTCATACAGAGGTCAGGTGCTCATGTTCACCTATCCTCTCATAGGCAACTACGGTGTTAGCAGGCGAAGGTTCCAGTCAGAGCATGTGCAGGTGGAGGCGATGGTGGTGCACGAGCTGTGCACTACACCGAGCCACTATCAATCGAGGATGAGCCTTGGCGAGCTATTCGAGCAGGAGGGAAAGATAGCGCTGTATGGGGTGGACACCCGTGCCCTCACCATCAAGCTTCGAAGTCGTGGCACACTGAGGTGCTGCATCCTTGCTGGCAGCAGCGATGGTGAAAGGGCAGTGGAGCTTGCAAGAGCACATCCGGACATATCTGATATAGACCTCGTCCCCAAGGTAACGTGTAGTGAGCCCTACCGTATAGAGGGCAAGGGTCCAAAGTTTGCGGTGCTCGACCTTGGTATAAAGCAGAGCATGCTCGACAACCTTGTAAAGCGGGGATGCTGTGTGGACGTGTTTCCATACGGCACGCGCGCGGATGAAATCATGGCACACAAGCCAGATGCCCTCCTGGTGTCCAATGGTCCTGGTGACCCAGCAAGGGCTGTGCACGCCATCGAGGTGGTGAGGGAGCTTGCTGGCACCCTGCCCATATATGGGATATGCTTTGGACACCAAATCATATCGCTGGCGCTTGGGGCAAGGACGTACAAGCTCAAGTTCGGGCACAGGGGCGCCAACCAGCCTGTGAAGGATGTGCGCACGGGCTCTGTGTACATCACATCCCAGAACCATGGCTTTGCGGTGGATGCGCACTCCGCAGAGGACACGGAGCTTGCCATCACCCACATAAACCTCAACGACGACACGGTGGAGGGGGTGGAGAGTCGCTATCTTCAGATAAGGGGCGTGCAGTTCCATCCAGAGGCGTGCCCTGGCCCCTACGATACAGAGGGGGCGTTCTTTGACGAGGTCGTGAAGGAGGTGGCGCGCTGA
- the coaBC gene encoding bifunctional phosphopantothenoylcysteine decarboxylase/phosphopantothenate--cysteine ligase CoaBC, which yields MRRTLEGRTVVLGVCGSIAAVRCVDIAHALRRRGARVVPVMSEAARKIVHPHALQYACGNDVITEITGDVEHVRWCGIGGEADVLLIAPATSNTISKIAHGIDDTPVSTFATTALAHMPVLIAPAMHESMYTHPFVRESLEALKGVGVVIVGPRMEEGRAKIASTEHIVLEVERACGSGELSGMRAVVTAGATAEPWDAVRVLTSRASGRTGREIALELYRRGAEVVLVHAGEMHCPALEQRSVLTSRDMLEACIEECEKGCDIFIASAAVSDYSPVRVEGKVPSGVNDMSMKLEPTPKVLRAVRRAAPDALVVGFKAEAGVDDAQLEQRAREFMEENELAMVVANDIARGGMGTVDNRVLIVSEGTRVRVVEGQKDEIAYEIVNEIVRILGGRRGGARP from the coding sequence ATGAGAAGAACGCTTGAGGGGAGGACTGTGGTGCTCGGAGTGTGCGGGAGCATCGCAGCGGTGAGGTGTGTGGACATCGCCCACGCACTGCGAAGGAGAGGGGCGAGGGTGGTTCCCGTGATGAGTGAGGCTGCCCGAAAAATCGTTCACCCACATGCCCTTCAGTATGCATGTGGGAACGATGTGATAACGGAGATCACGGGTGATGTGGAGCATGTACGCTGGTGCGGCATAGGAGGGGAGGCTGACGTGCTGCTGATTGCCCCTGCCACCTCGAACACCATATCAAAAATCGCCCATGGCATTGACGACACACCCGTGAGCACGTTTGCCACCACTGCCCTCGCCCACATGCCAGTCCTCATAGCTCCAGCGATGCACGAGTCCATGTATACCCACCCCTTCGTGAGAGAAAGTCTGGAAGCGCTGAAGGGGGTGGGAGTGGTCATCGTGGGTCCAAGGATGGAGGAGGGCAGGGCAAAGATAGCATCCACCGAGCACATCGTGCTCGAGGTGGAGAGGGCATGTGGCAGTGGAGAGCTCTCTGGCATGCGGGCAGTCGTGACTGCTGGCGCCACTGCCGAGCCATGGGATGCCGTGAGGGTGCTCACGAGCAGGGCGTCTGGCAGGACGGGAAGGGAGATAGCGCTCGAGCTCTACAGACGGGGGGCTGAGGTGGTGCTCGTGCACGCCGGCGAGATGCACTGTCCGGCACTCGAGCAGCGGAGCGTGCTCACGAGCAGGGACATGCTCGAGGCGTGCATCGAGGAGTGTGAGAAAGGGTGCGACATCTTCATCGCCTCGGCGGCCGTCTCGGACTACTCTCCAGTGCGGGTGGAGGGAAAGGTGCCCTCTGGAGTGAATGACATGAGCATGAAGCTCGAGCCAACGCCCAAGGTGCTGCGTGCCGTAAGGCGAGCGGCTCCAGATGCGCTGGTCGTGGGGTTCAAGGCAGAGGCGGGCGTGGACGATGCACAGCTCGAGCAGAGGGCAAGGGAGTTCATGGAGGAGAATGAATTGGCGATGGTGGTGGCCAACGACATCGCCAGGGGTGGCATGGGCACAGTCGATAACCGTGTGCTCATCGTTTCAGAGGGCACGAGGGTGAGGGTGGTGGAGGGGCAAAAGGACGAAATAGCGTATGAGATAGTGAATGAGATTGTGAGGATTCTGGGGGGCAGGAGAGGTGGAGCGAGACCATAA
- a CDS encoding HD domain-containing protein, giving the protein MRIIRDAVHGHIHVENDALRLLDTPQMQRLRRVAQLGFCSLVYPGANHTRFEHSLGTYHLASVLCSLMGASIPQDELRTFRLAALLHDVGHPPMSHTTERVLCTFDGLIHTNIEHIMRATELEEMLGEVGLSLGEVGRLARGNTELGRLLSSEIDVDRMDYLVRDAHYTGVAYGLVDVQHLLHQLTLKGGKAVLLEGGVHAAESLLVSRFLMYPTVYLHHVSRIAECMLGAGIESLLSSGCAKPSAIRMMDDWELFQLLASSEDELASEMVARIKGRRLYKRAVYVGMDAIECSLELLGRKDRLATQIAQEAGVEKHEVLVDIPPMPEMEEMKTLVECGGELKRLEQVSEVVRVLGAAHAKSWRLGVFCPEEHVERVARAARSILGISQTSQCTLDMEAGHEKNA; this is encoded by the coding sequence ATGCGCATAATAAGGGATGCAGTGCACGGGCACATTCATGTGGAGAATGATGCCCTAAGGTTGCTGGACACACCCCAGATGCAGAGACTGCGGAGGGTGGCCCAGCTGGGCTTCTGCTCTCTTGTATATCCGGGTGCCAACCACACGAGGTTCGAGCACTCCCTTGGCACATACCACCTCGCGAGCGTGCTGTGCTCCCTCATGGGAGCATCCATCCCCCAAGATGAGCTCAGGACATTCAGGCTGGCAGCCCTGCTACACGATGTGGGACATCCCCCCATGTCTCACACGACAGAGCGAGTGCTGTGCACGTTCGATGGACTCATCCATACCAATATAGAACACATCATGAGGGCGACTGAGCTCGAGGAGATGCTCGGTGAGGTGGGTCTCTCCCTCGGTGAGGTGGGAAGGCTGGCGCGGGGCAACACAGAGCTTGGGAGGCTGCTGTCCAGCGAGATCGATGTCGACCGGATGGACTACTTGGTGAGGGATGCCCACTACACGGGCGTGGCTTATGGGCTGGTGGATGTGCAGCACCTGCTTCACCAGCTCACCCTCAAGGGGGGGAAGGCAGTGCTGCTCGAAGGGGGTGTGCACGCCGCCGAGTCTCTGCTCGTCTCGAGGTTTCTGATGTACCCGACGGTGTATCTCCACCACGTCTCGAGAATAGCAGAGTGCATGCTCGGGGCTGGAATCGAGTCATTGCTTTCCTCTGGGTGTGCAAAACCCTCTGCCATTCGGATGATGGATGACTGGGAGCTTTTTCAGTTACTCGCAAGCTCGGAGGACGAGCTGGCGTCCGAGATGGTGGCTCGCATAAAGGGTAGAAGGCTGTACAAGAGAGCCGTGTATGTGGGCATGGATGCCATTGAGTGCTCCTTAGAGCTTTTGGGCAGGAAGGATAGGCTGGCCACACAGATTGCACAGGAGGCGGGGGTGGAAAAGCACGAGGTGCTGGTGGACATTCCACCCATGCCAGAGATGGAGGAGATGAAGACGCTCGTGGAGTGTGGTGGTGAGCTTAAGAGGCTGGAGCAGGTGTCCGAGGTGGTGAGGGTGCTCGGTGCTGCCCATGCGAAAAGCTGGAGGCTGGGGGTGTTCTGCCCAGAGGAGCACGTGGAAAGGGTGGCAAGGGCAGCACGTAGCATACTTGGTATCTCTCAGACGAGCCAGTGCACGCTCGACATGGAGGCAGGACATGAGAAGAACGCTTGA
- a CDS encoding histone family protein, protein MTKKRIIPSAPVERLIRDAGAGNVRVSKAGKEALADILESYGREIALEAIKLARHAKRKTVKGEDIELAYERVYRGRR, encoded by the coding sequence TTGACGAAAAAGAGGATTATTCCGAGCGCTCCAGTAGAGAGGCTGATTAGAGATGCGGGTGCTGGCAACGTGAGGGTGAGCAAGGCCGGGAAGGAAGCCCTCGCCGACATTCTCGAGAGCTATGGCAGAGAGATAGCCCTCGAGGCGATAAAGCTGGCAAGGCATGCCAAGAGAAAGACAGTGAAGGGAGAGGACATCGAGCTGGCATACGAAAGGGTGTACAGAGGAAGGCGGTAA
- the pdo gene encoding protein disulfide oxidoreductase: MLDTKTRNMVAERLSAIEAPVRITMFTQETECAHCGEAREMVQDVCSLSDRVSLRVLDFVEDGKEAERLKVDKIPATLVHGEREYGVRFFGVPSGYELDALLDAIVSVSRGRGRVEFPEEVLEVLEKLREPVHIQVFTAPTCPNCPEMVKLAHRLAVASEHITSDMIDVLEFPYYLQRYSIWGVPKTVINEKLEFVGRADVLDVVKKLEML, from the coding sequence ATGCTGGACACGAAGACCAGAAATATGGTGGCTGAGAGGCTCTCTGCCATCGAGGCTCCAGTGAGGATAACGATGTTCACTCAGGAGACGGAGTGCGCCCACTGTGGGGAAGCAAGGGAGATGGTTCAGGACGTGTGCTCCCTTTCAGACAGGGTGAGCCTTCGAGTGCTCGACTTTGTTGAGGACGGGAAGGAGGCAGAGAGGCTGAAGGTGGACAAGATTCCAGCCACACTGGTGCACGGTGAGAGGGAGTATGGGGTGAGGTTCTTCGGTGTACCCTCGGGATACGAACTCGATGCGCTGCTGGATGCGATAGTGAGCGTGTCGAGGGGGAGGGGGAGGGTGGAGTTCCCAGAAGAGGTGCTTGAGGTGCTGGAAAAGCTGAGAGAGCCCGTGCATATTCAGGTGTTCACCGCCCCCACGTGTCCCAACTGTCCCGAGATGGTGAAGCTTGCCCACAGGCTGGCAGTGGCGAGCGAGCACATAACCTCTGACATGATAGATGTGCTCGAGTTTCCCTACTACCTCCAGAGGTACTCCATATGGGGGGTGCCCAAGACGGTGATAAACGAGAAGCTGGAGTTTGTTGGCCGGGCAGATGTTCTGGATGTGGTAAAGAAGCTGGAGATGCTGTAG
- a CDS encoding L-threonylcarbamoyladenylate synthase: MKQDEIERAVEVLRKGGVVAYPTETVYGLGARLQRAAIERVFSLKGRERTKPISMAVSSLDMMARYVHLDSMARRLIERLAPGPYTFVLPRRHTVPPELTGGGALVGVRYPSSTTALSLIERLGEPITSTSANRSGEAPPVHWSDVELDVDILIRGRCEYEEPSTVIEVGTLRILRRGAGVNAAERVLGQLL, translated from the coding sequence ATGAAGCAGGACGAAATAGAGAGGGCGGTCGAGGTGCTGAGGAAGGGTGGTGTGGTGGCATATCCCACCGAGACCGTGTATGGGCTTGGGGCAAGGCTGCAGAGAGCTGCCATCGAGAGGGTGTTCTCACTCAAGGGAAGGGAGAGGACAAAGCCCATCTCCATGGCGGTGAGCTCGCTGGACATGATGGCACGCTATGTGCACCTCGACTCCATGGCACGAAGGCTCATCGAGAGACTTGCCCCCGGACCATACACGTTCGTGCTGCCAAGAAGGCACACAGTCCCTCCAGAGCTCACCGGAGGTGGGGCGCTCGTGGGGGTGAGATACCCCTCCAGCACCACAGCTCTCTCCCTCATCGAGAGGCTGGGCGAGCCCATCACCTCCACGAGCGCCAACCGCTCTGGTGAGGCCCCTCCCGTGCACTGGAGCGATGTGGAGCTGGACGTGGACATTCTGATAAGGGGAAGGTGCGAGTATGAAGAGCCCTCGACGGTGATCGAGGTGGGCACCCTCAGGATACTGAGGAGGGGTGCTGGCGTCAATGCAGCAGAGCGGGTGCTGGGTCAGCTCCTATAA
- a CDS encoding FmdE family protein: protein MDEVIRKITDPELLFEIEKVVPFHGYLSTGAFIGIQMLRIAKRVLDVRDGERIYVTCETYNCLPDPFQILAGATIGNKRLKIKDCGKMAVVVNKRAPEGASRVQGVRIVLDPEKTARYPRLHAWYMNTEKVPHEEAVSDLIDAGESVYSWKWVEVQVPQKRKKHIVLCERCGESFVQQEDEVLCCACRAES from the coding sequence ATGGACGAGGTCATAAGAAAGATTACCGACCCAGAGCTGCTTTTTGAGATAGAGAAGGTAGTTCCCTTCCATGGATATCTCAGCACGGGGGCGTTCATAGGTATCCAGATGTTAAGAATCGCAAAGAGGGTGCTGGATGTGCGCGATGGGGAGCGCATATATGTGACGTGCGAGACATACAACTGCCTTCCAGACCCCTTCCAGATTCTCGCCGGAGCCACGATAGGAAACAAGAGACTCAAGATAAAGGACTGCGGCAAGATGGCTGTGGTGGTGAACAAGCGTGCCCCGGAGGGGGCGAGCCGTGTGCAGGGCGTGAGGATAGTGCTCGACCCAGAAAAGACCGCACGGTATCCAAGGCTGCATGCATGGTATATGAACACCGAGAAGGTGCCCCACGAGGAGGCGGTCTCTGACCTGATAGATGCCGGGGAGAGCGTGTACAGCTGGAAATGGGTGGAGGTACAGGTGCCACAAAAGCGAAAAAAGCACATAGTGCTGTGCGAGCGCTGTGGCGAGAGCTTCGTGCAGCAGGAGGATGAGGTACTGTGCTGCGCATGCAGAGCAGAGTCATGA
- a CDS encoding 4Fe-4S binding protein: MREVVFESKDDQQLVYLPDKCIGCGTCVIVCPKGSLVIGSVGAVARGLIEKDFIEKGAECILCTMCAKVCPTGALEIRKEGEVMRDDSHLSGAIKPTVVDERCVHCGLCESVCPQSCITVEQWLANDGSARVDGKTTIDHECCVHCGWCAAVCPVDAITVEKPFAGELSIDDDVCQACRTCVDVCPCNALFNKEWKAGEIVEKVSHRPDVCIYCGACAVACPVGAITVKKSAIVPEMKRKQAFEKKLVNVPAPRPTLTSVLRTDEEACLGCGNCVIVCPVNALSDPYLAAGHLNELDEKPMLEVRNGTVKVVNQDACGSDGTCAMICPVDAIWLERREVS; the protein is encoded by the coding sequence ATGAGAGAGGTAGTGTTTGAATCAAAGGACGACCAGCAGCTGGTCTATCTTCCAGACAAGTGCATAGGCTGTGGAACGTGCGTGATTGTGTGCCCCAAGGGCTCTCTCGTGATAGGCTCTGTGGGAGCGGTGGCGCGGGGACTCATCGAGAAGGACTTCATAGAAAAGGGGGCAGAATGCATCCTGTGCACCATGTGTGCCAAGGTGTGCCCCACTGGCGCCCTCGAGATAAGAAAGGAGGGCGAGGTGATGAGGGACGACTCCCATCTCAGCGGTGCCATAAAGCCCACTGTGGTGGACGAAAGATGCGTGCACTGTGGGCTGTGTGAGAGTGTGTGCCCCCAGAGCTGCATCACCGTGGAGCAGTGGCTGGCGAACGATGGCAGTGCCCGTGTGGATGGTAAAACGACAATAGACCACGAGTGCTGCGTGCACTGTGGCTGGTGCGCTGCGGTGTGCCCAGTGGATGCGATAACGGTGGAAAAGCCCTTTGCTGGCGAGCTGTCCATAGACGACGATGTGTGTCAGGCATGCCGCACGTGTGTGGATGTGTGTCCGTGCAACGCCCTGTTCAACAAGGAGTGGAAGGCGGGCGAGATAGTGGAGAAGGTGAGCCATCGCCCAGATGTGTGCATATACTGTGGCGCTTGCGCTGTGGCATGCCCTGTGGGAGCGATTACCGTGAAGAAGAGCGCCATAGTGCCCGAGATGAAGCGAAAGCAGGCGTTCGAGAAGAAGCTGGTGAACGTGCCTGCCCCACGGCCCACGCTCACCTCGGTGCTCAGGACGGACGAGGAGGCGTGCCTTGGGTGTGGCAACTGTGTTATCGTGTGCCCCGTGAACGCCCTCTCAGACCCGTACCTTGCCGCAGGACACCTCAACGAGCTGGATGAAAAGCCCATGCTCGAGGTGAGAAACGGCACAGTGAAAGTGGTAAATCAGGATGCGTGTGGCTCTGACGGCACATGTGCCATGATATGCCCAGTGGATGCAATATGGCTTGAGAGAAGGGAGGTGTCATGA